Proteins from a genomic interval of Beijerinckia indica subsp. indica ATCC 9039:
- a CDS encoding sigma-54-dependent Fis family transcriptional regulator: MPMGSGDGRMPVAATAHAERIFTASFGGAETGDGPVGSLIIASWRRCLDRHKLDPERQAETRVLSRGELREAREPLDALLSLSTPLLDDLYRQVADLGYVVMLTDGNGITLNARAGNDERAFRKWGLWTGSVWSEGLEGTNGVGLCLTEQRPVTVHRGEHFRSRHAGLTCTVAPLFNADGTIIGCLDISAFNQEIDSRIVGFAQRATTLAAGWIEAVCFRHAYRSCWIVSLGESIEGKALLAFDEDRRLKGASRLARQQLGLDEALIDQGIGIVRDDGGPSAGTGKAPLLRDGAATFLSLSSALSFSPPLETRRKRPTTPALAPKEPSLLDTLAGDDRRLQAFVQRIRATAGLKPKLLITGETGTGKEVFARAIHGDRVQKNETIRSPIERPFIRVDCRALLNSQDYPAQNSFAQNALADPIERAAGGTLFLDEIGDLPLSLQAFLVHALDNHAGLRGEGASTIALICATQQDLEALVTARTFRADLYYRLKGLPIDLPPLRSREDKSLVIDRLVREIALGRDLSATARSAIEACEWPGNLRQLRQVLELAFASSPAPCLESHDFDLPSRTERLAPVGTLQQAEKDVIARQLAEDGFDIAKAASHLGMSRATLYRRIKHFGLGTGR; encoded by the coding sequence ATGCCAATGGGGTCCGGGGATGGGAGAATGCCGGTTGCCGCCACGGCGCATGCGGAACGGATCTTCACCGCCTCATTCGGTGGGGCGGAAACGGGCGATGGACCCGTCGGCTCTTTGATCATTGCGTCCTGGCGCCGCTGCCTCGATCGCCATAAGCTCGATCCCGAACGTCAGGCCGAGACGCGCGTCCTGTCTCGCGGCGAATTGCGCGAGGCGCGGGAACCGCTCGACGCCCTTTTATCCCTCTCCACGCCGCTTCTCGATGATCTTTATCGGCAGGTCGCCGATCTAGGCTATGTCGTCATGCTCACCGATGGCAATGGCATAACCTTGAACGCGCGGGCGGGAAATGACGAGCGCGCCTTTCGGAAATGGGGGCTTTGGACCGGCTCCGTCTGGAGCGAGGGGCTTGAAGGCACCAATGGCGTCGGCCTGTGCCTGACCGAGCAACGGCCGGTCACGGTGCATCGTGGCGAGCATTTCCGCTCCCGCCACGCGGGCCTGACCTGCACCGTTGCGCCGCTCTTTAATGCCGATGGGACGATCATCGGCTGTCTTGATATATCGGCCTTCAACCAGGAGATCGACAGCCGCATCGTCGGTTTCGCGCAACGCGCGACGACGCTTGCCGCCGGTTGGATCGAGGCTGTCTGTTTCCGGCACGCCTATCGATCCTGCTGGATCGTCTCGCTTGGGGAGTCGATCGAGGGCAAGGCGCTGCTCGCCTTCGACGAGGACCGGCGGCTCAAGGGCGCGAGCCGGCTCGCCCGCCAGCAGCTCGGGCTCGATGAGGCCTTGATCGATCAAGGGATCGGGATTGTCAGGGATGATGGAGGGCCATCCGCCGGGACCGGCAAGGCGCCATTGCTTCGTGACGGCGCGGCGACTTTTCTGTCCCTGAGTTCTGCCCTGTCATTCTCGCCTCCCCTTGAAACGCGGAGAAAGCGTCCCACCACGCCGGCTCTTGCACCCAAGGAGCCTTCACTCCTTGATACTTTGGCCGGCGATGATCGGCGTTTGCAGGCCTTTGTCCAGCGTATCCGCGCCACTGCGGGTTTGAAACCGAAACTCCTCATCACGGGTGAAACTGGCACGGGGAAAGAAGTTTTCGCGCGTGCGATTCATGGGGACAGGGTCCAAAAGAACGAGACGATCAGGAGCCCCATCGAGCGCCCCTTCATCCGCGTCGATTGCCGGGCGCTGTTAAATTCTCAAGATTATCCTGCTCAAAACTCTTTCGCGCAAAACGCTCTCGCCGATCCGATCGAACGAGCGGCAGGTGGCACGCTCTTTCTCGATGAGATCGGTGATTTGCCGCTGTCGTTGCAAGCTTTCCTCGTGCATGCGCTGGATAATCATGCAGGCTTGCGTGGGGAGGGGGCTTCGACAATCGCACTCATCTGCGCGACGCAACAGGATCTCGAAGCCCTGGTCACCGCGCGAACCTTTCGCGCGGATCTTTATTACCGGCTCAAAGGGCTCCCGATCGATCTCCCGCCCTTGCGGTCGCGCGAGGACAAGAGCCTGGTCATTGATCGGCTTGTGCGAGAGATTGCGCTGGGCCGCGATCTCTCGGCTACGGCGCGAAGCGCGATCGAGGCTTGTGAATGGCCAGGCAATCTTCGCCAATTGCGGCAGGTTCTTGAACTGGCTTTTGCGAGTTCCCCGGCGCCATGCCTTGAAAGTCATGATTTCGATTTGCCGTCCCGCACGGAACGGTTGGCGCCTGTCGGGACTTTGCAACAAGCAGAAAAAGACGTCATTGCAAGGCAACTCGCCGAGGATGGTTTCGATATCGCCAAAGCTGCCAGCCATCTTGGCATGAGCCGGGCGACGCTTTACCGCCGGATCAAGCATTTCGGGTTGGGCACGGGCCGCTGA
- a CDS encoding cold-shock protein, whose translation MSTGTVKWFNAEKGYGFIQPDEGGKDVFVHISAVEQSGLRHLAEGQKINYDVVPDKRTGKSSAGNLRAA comes from the coding sequence ATGTCTACAGGAACGGTGAAATGGTTCAATGCCGAGAAAGGGTATGGATTTATCCAGCCTGACGAGGGTGGCAAGGATGTGTTCGTTCATATCAGCGCCGTCGAACAATCCGGCCTGCGTCATCTGGCTGAAGGCCAGAAGATCAATTACGATGTCGTTCCTGATAAAAGGACCGGCAAATCCTCGGCGGGAAATCTGCGGGCAGCGTAA
- a CDS encoding PEP/pyruvate-binding domain-containing protein, which translates to MQIVRIATGTNEAHSADLIGAKAANLERMAALGLPVPPAFVLPITLCSAILRSEPEAEKALVKGLEEGIAYLEEATGRRFGDHRHPLLISVRSGAARSMPGMLETVLDVGCTPSVVLGLVRQTGHPRFAWDCRCRFLDSYADVVLGLDQALLRKRRDQIMAEEGVLDAGDLDSEALERLAGAYLQVIESNGGFIPEEPMRQVEAAARMVFGSWESDKAKTYRKLEHLEALGGTAVTVQAMVFGNVGLTSGAGVAFSRDPSTGAATPVIDVLFESQGEDVVSGRRTPEPEAALARTVPAAAKELVATLARLEQAFGDVQDVEFTIENGKLWFLQTRSAKRTPAAALRFAVAFVKEGLITPKEALQRLENIDFTRDIEHLANQRLSAVGEPVGHGTGASTGVAIGRAAFDSTSAQRLAKAGDPVILLRPEISTADVAGFAASAGIVTAVGGRTAHAALVARQLGKPCLVGCAGLNVDVAGHTARLHDLPIKEGDWLSIDGGAGTIFSGRGKLLIDRPEAELSEIARWKESVPA; encoded by the coding sequence ATGCAGATCGTGCGTATCGCGACCGGAACGAACGAGGCACATTCCGCAGATCTCATCGGAGCGAAGGCTGCCAATCTGGAGCGCATGGCTGCGCTCGGCCTTCCCGTTCCGCCGGCCTTCGTCCTGCCGATCACGCTTTGTTCCGCGATCCTGCGCAGTGAGCCCGAGGCGGAAAAGGCCTTGGTCAAGGGTCTCGAAGAAGGGATCGCTTATCTCGAAGAGGCCACCGGCAGACGGTTTGGTGATCACCGCCATCCGCTGCTCATTTCCGTGCGTTCGGGAGCGGCGCGGTCCATGCCCGGCATGTTGGAAACCGTGCTCGATGTTGGCTGCACGCCTTCTGTTGTGTTGGGCCTCGTGCGTCAGACCGGTCATCCGCGTTTTGCCTGGGATTGTCGCTGCCGGTTTCTCGACAGCTATGCCGATGTCGTCCTTGGCCTTGATCAGGCGCTTTTGCGCAAACGACGCGATCAGATCATGGCCGAAGAAGGGGTCCTTGATGCGGGTGATCTCGACAGTGAGGCGCTGGAACGGCTTGCCGGGGCCTATCTGCAGGTGATCGAGAGCAACGGCGGATTCATACCGGAAGAGCCGATGCGCCAGGTCGAGGCGGCCGCGCGCATGGTCTTTGGCTCGTGGGAAAGTGACAAAGCCAAAACCTATCGCAAACTGGAACATCTCGAGGCGCTTGGCGGCACGGCTGTTACGGTCCAGGCCATGGTGTTCGGCAATGTTGGGCTGACATCGGGGGCCGGTGTCGCCTTTTCGCGTGATCCATCGACGGGCGCGGCGACGCCGGTAATCGATGTCCTGTTTGAATCGCAAGGCGAGGATGTCGTCTCTGGCCGCCGCACGCCGGAACCGGAAGCGGCTTTGGCGCGTACCGTGCCCGCCGCCGCCAAGGAATTGGTGGCGACGCTCGCACGGCTTGAACAGGCCTTCGGTGATGTGCAGGATGTCGAATTCACGATTGAAAACGGCAAATTGTGGTTTCTGCAAACCCGCAGTGCGAAACGCACACCGGCGGCGGCTTTGCGTTTCGCCGTGGCCTTCGTCAAGGAGGGGCTCATTACGCCCAAGGAGGCGTTGCAGCGGCTGGAAAATATCGATTTCACGCGGGATATCGAACATCTCGCCAATCAAAGACTGAGCGCGGTTGGCGAGCCTGTGGGGCATGGAACCGGCGCTTCCACGGGCGTCGCGATCGGTCGCGCGGCTTTCGATTCCACGAGCGCTCAACGCTTGGCAAAAGCGGGAGATCCCGTCATTCTCCTGCGGCCGGAAATCAGCACCGCTGACGTCGCGGGTTTTGCCGCCTCGGCGGGAATTGTGACCGCAGTTGGCGGCCGCACCGCCCATGCGGCACTCGTAGCGCGGCAATTAGGCAAACCCTGTCTGGTCGGCTGCGCCGGCCTTAATGTCGATGTTGCCGGACATACAGCCCGTTTGCACGACCTGCCGATCAAAGAAGGCGATTGGCTCTCCATCGATGGCGGGGCGGGGACGATTTTCTCGGGACGCGGCAAGCTTCTCATCGATCGTCCGGAAGCGGAGCTGTCGGAGATTGCGCGCTGGAAAGAAAGCGTGCCAGCGTAA
- the cdd gene encoding cytidine deaminase — protein MDPLEELWSAALAVFDRAYAPYSRFKVAAAVRSVSGAVFVGVNVENAAYPVGTCAEAGAIAAMITAGERSIDAIFILGDGAGHTTPCGACRQRLHEFSAPETLVHVGGPEGHRATYTMAELLPHGFALDRPRDADEQD, from the coding sequence ATGGATCCGCTGGAGGAACTCTGGAGCGCGGCTTTGGCGGTGTTCGACAGGGCTTATGCGCCTTATTCCCGCTTTAAAGTGGCGGCGGCCGTGCGCAGCGTTTCAGGCGCCGTATTTGTCGGGGTGAATGTCGAAAATGCCGCTTATCCGGTCGGAACCTGCGCGGAAGCCGGCGCTATCGCGGCCATGATCACGGCTGGAGAGCGGAGCATCGACGCCATTTTCATTCTTGGAGATGGCGCAGGTCATACGACGCCTTGCGGCGCCTGTCGGCAACGCCTTCATGAGTTCTCGGCGCCGGAGACTTTGGTGCATGTCGGAGGGCCAGAGGGGCATCGCGCTACATATACAATGGCCGAATTGTTACCACACGGATTTGCGCTCGATCGTCCTCGCGATGCTGACGAACAGGACTGA
- a CDS encoding general stress protein has product MSQDIKTSTSNRGFASMDAEKQREIARKGGRSVPNEKRSFSQNHQLASEAGRKGGQSAHGHRRSAQDIRH; this is encoded by the coding sequence ATGTCGCAAGATATAAAAACATCGACATCCAATCGCGGATTTGCCTCCATGGATGCGGAAAAACAAAGGGAAATCGCGCGCAAGGGCGGACGCAGCGTGCCCAATGAAAAACGCAGTTTCTCGCAGAACCACCAGCTCGCCTCGGAAGCCGGCCGCAAGGGCGGCCAGTCCGCGCATGGTCATCGCCGGTCCGCTCAAGATATTCGCCATTAA
- a CDS encoding KGG domain-containing protein, protein MTKTLESPKKSTSTRGFASMDAEKQRAIARKGGESVPHEKRSFSQNPALAAEAGRKGGQSVNPNKRSFSQNHQLASEAGRKGGHASHSGTRKVAVAEG, encoded by the coding sequence ATGACAAAAACCCTGGAATCTCCAAAAAAATCGACATCGACGCGTGGCTTTGCGTCCATGGATGCCGAAAAGCAGCGGGCGATCGCGCGCAAGGGCGGTGAAAGCGTGCCGCATGAAAAGCGCAGCTTCTCGCAAAATCCTGCGCTCGCGGCCGAGGCAGGCCGCAAAGGCGGCCAAAGCGTTAACCCCAACAAGCGCAGTTTCTCGCAGAACCACCAGCTCGCCTCGGAAGCCGGCCGTAAGGGTGGTCATGCTTCCCATAGCGGCACGCGCAAAGTGGCCGTTGCAGAAGGCTAA